The genomic DNA AACATCGGCGGGTGTTCCGCCTACATCATGCCCGAGTTCGGCAAGCGGTTGGGATGGAAGGCCGTGGGCGTGTTCTCATCCGATAAGACCGGCGGCGATGTCCTGCCGACGGATGGTCTGTCTTCGGAGGCAGCGCAAGAGCTCCGTTGGGCCCGGCAAGAGTTCAGCCGCCGTTACGGCCATCCGCTGTGGGAGCCCGGGTTGTCCGGATTTTCCGGCGGGATCGCGCTTTTTCAACAGATCCTGCCGCGGGCCCGAGATCTCTCCGCGGCCGCGGTCGCCTCTGCGATCCGGGCGAGGACGCTCCCCTTCGGCAGCCTGCCCAACGGCAGCGGGTTGGCCTTCGGGTCCCCGGGGTCGGTGCTGGCGGGGGAGAATCTTAGGGCGGCGAGCGTGGTCTGGGAATGGATCGCCCCCGATACGCGGGTTCTGGTCTGGCCCCCCGCCTTTGCCACCCACCCGATCGTGTTCCCGTGAGGGGGGGCTTGGTCCAGCCCGCGGGGGCAAAGGACGATCCCTCTCCGGGGTGAGGATCCCCCCGGCCTCACCGACCGCGTCGCCGGGCCGGAGCGAGCGACCGCTCCCCGCGTCCTTTCACGAGCCCCGGCGTCGGCCGGTTGATCGCGATCGATCCTATCTCCAGAATCCTGCCACCCACGCCCAACCGCCCGGCCGGCGGGCCCAATGCCCCGGCACCCAGACTGCCCCTCGCCAAGGTGCCGGCGCCCAACGCCCCGATATCCAAGCCCACCCTCCGCCGTTCCACCGCCAGGCTCCCGCAATCCACACCGCGCCGACGAATGGAGGCGCGACAACGGCCTCCACCTGCACCGGGGGCGGCGGAGTCACGACAACCGCGACCCCCTGCCAATGACCGCGTACCCAAACCCAACCGTACCAGCGGTGAACCCAGCGTCCCGGTACCCACGCCGCGCCGGGGTACGGGGTGAGCTCCCACCGACCTGCGATCCACGTCCATCCAGTCGGCTGGTAGTACCAGTACCCCGGCACCCAGACGTAGCCGACGCTCGGCGGCGGCGTGGCGATATCGCCAGGCGGCAGAGGGGGTGGTCCGGGGGCGATCACCTCTCCCCGGTCACCGTTACCCTCGGCGAATGCGGAATTTGCCGCCGTCAGCACACCGAAACCGACCGCCACCAGCATGCCTGCCGCGCCGAGCTTCCGGATCATGATCTCCTCCCCGTTCGGCTTTGAAATCTCTTGCGGTCCATGGCCGCGACCCTCCCCAAAAGCGCCGGTAAGGGTTGAAAAAGTTCCCCCAAACCCTAAGGGATCCGCCCGACCGATTCCCTATCCGCACCCATTGTGGTGCGGTTTTGGAGAGATTTCTGGGCATATGAGTGATGAAGTTGATAATAAAGCCCAGATTGCTCGGACAGGCGAGTTCCCATGATCGCGGATGGCTGTTTTCGATCAGCTCTCGATCCGGAGCACGCGGGCGATGGCAAACCCCCGCGCCCAAGGGTAGGATAGGAGTCCAGGGTGACGTGGCGCCTGGGAATAGGCGGTTTGATGATATGGCGATCGGGTGGTATCCGGCGCGGTGCGCAAAGTGCTTAAAGCGGTTTGTTCCGAAGAGCCGCCGGAGTAAGGTGTGTCAGGAGTGTGCCGCCAAAAACAAGCAGCACCGTCGCGGACGAAGAGACGCGATCAAGACCCGGTCGGCCCAGGAGTAGGGTCGCCGGGCCGTCGGAACGCGGGGCGCTCGTCTGGTCTCCTCCGCGGAAGCCGAGATGTGCTTCAGGGTCTCCGGTGCCGACGGCTTAGCCCCATCTTGCATGCGAGGTCGAACGCGCTCCACATCGCGCCGACGTTGGCGATGCCCTGACCGGCTATGTCGAACGCCGTGCCGTGGGCGGGGGTCGTGACGGGGATAGGCAATCCTCCGGCGACGGTCACGCCCCGATCGAATCCCATCAGCTTCATCGCGATCTGACCTTGATCATGGTACTGGGTCACAATCGCGTCGTATCGCCCGTCGCGTCCCTTGAGGAAGATCGTGTCCGCCGGGAACGGCCCGTCGGCCGGGGTGCCGCGCTGGCGCGCGAGTTCGATGCCTGGGAGAATGATGTCGATCTCTTCCCGACCAAAGGCGCCGCCCTCGCCGTTGTGGGGATTGAGGCCGCATACGGCGATTCTCGGACGGGTCACCCCGTTTTGCCGGAGCACCCCCGCGATCAGCTCAATCGCCTCTGCGACCCGCTGGGGGGTGAGCAATCCGCTCACCTCGCTCAGTGCGACGTGCGAGGTGACGCGCGACGTCCACAACGTGCCGAGCACATTGCACTCGCCCATCGGGCCGCGGTAGGCTATCTGGTCGGCAAACCAGTGCAGCTCGTCCGACTGACACATGCCGGCGAGGTGGAGGGACGTCTTGTTCAGGGGCGCAAAGCACAACGCGTCGGTGCGGCCGTCCCGGGTGAGCTCAATGCCTACTCGCAGCGCGTCGAGGCAGTACTGTCCGCCCTCGCGACTGGCCCGTCCCCTCGGGAACGCCCCGGTCACGCCCCCGCGGTGCGGAGAGAGGATCGGGAGGCCCCGCGCAAAGTCCGCGGCTTCGAACGATTCCGCCGTGGTGTACGGGACGTCCACGTCCGCGATTTTCATGCCGTGGTGAAACTCCTCGCGATCGGCGATCACGTAGATCTCCGCGCGGGCGCGGATCGCCGGGTCCCCTAACAGCTTCGCGACCAGCTCGGGGCCGATGCCGGCGGGATCACCCGCCATCATGGCAATGCGCGGTCTCATAGGTGCGCGTTCGCCTCCCCCATTCGTTCGGGACACAGCGCGTTTCGGCCCTCCGTGGGTCACTTCGCGCGCCCCCGCGGCGTCACCTGGCCTTGAGCGCGATCGACCCGGCGCGGTCGGCAATGCCCCCGGCGACGGCCCGGGGGACTTCGTTTGCCCGGCAGCGAACTCGGGGGTGCTGCGAGATCCGAGCTCAAGGGTCCCGCAGCCGGTGAGCCGAACGGGTGAGGAGGTGTACCCATGCCCGCGCCTTCCTATGTGCACGGCGCCAGCGAGATTCCGCTCCTCGGCGAGACGATTGGGGCGAACCTGTGGCGTACCGTGGAGCGGTTCCCAGAGAGCGAGGCGCTCGTCGTGCGCCATCAGCACTACCGGGCCACTTACCGAGAGTTCTGGGACCAGGTGACCCGGGCGGCGCGGGGCCTGATGGTCCGGGGGATTCGGAGGGGCGATCGGGTCGGGATCTGGGCCCCCAACCGCGCGGAATGGGTGGTCGTGCAGTATGCGACCGCCCGTATCGGCGCGATCCTGGTGAACATCAACCCGGCGTACAAAACGACCGAGCTCGAATACGCCCTCAGGCAGTCAGAAGTCAGCGTCCTCGTCCTTGCCCGCGGGTTCCGGCAGTCGAATTACGTCGCCATGCTCGAGACGGTCCGAGCTCGGTGTCCGGATCTTCGAGACAGCCTCGTGCTCGACGACGGCTGGGAGGGTCTCCTGGCGGATGCCGACCGCGTCGCCGCGGCAGATCTCGCGGCGCTCGAGGCGACCCTCCAGTTTGACGATCCCATCAATGTCCAGTACACGTCGGGGACCACGGGGTTCCCCAAGGGGGCGACGCTTTCGCATCACAACATTCTCAACAACGCATTGTTCATCGGGGAAGCGCTGCACTACTCGGAGCGCGACCGGGTGTGCATCCCGGTACCGTTCTACCACTGCTTCGGGATGGTCTTGGGGAACTTGGCGTGCACGACGCACGGATCGTGCATGGTCGTCCCCGGGGAGGCCTTTGACCCCCTCGGCGTGCTGGAAACGGTCCAGGCGGAGCGCTGCACTTCCCTGTACGGCGTCCCGACGATGTTCATCGGCGAACTTGACCACCCGCGCTTCTCCCAGTTCGACCTGTCCAGCCTCCGCACCGGGATTATGGCCGGCTCCCCCTGCCCGGTCGAGGTGATGAAGAAGGTGCAGGCACAGATGGGCATGAGGGAGGTGACCATCTGCTACGGAATGACCGAGACGTCGCCGGTGTCGACCCAGAGCGCCCTCGACGATCCACTCGACAAGCGCGTGACGACCGTGGGGCGCATCCACCCCCACGCCGAGATCAAGATCGTCGATCCTGCCACGGGCGGGACCGTTCCGCGGGGGACCCCGGGCGAACTGTGCACCCGGGGGTATTTGGTGATGCTGGGATACTGGAACAACCCCGCGGCGACGCGCGATGCCATCGACGCGGCCCGCTGGATGCACACCGGCGATCTTGCGACGATGGACGACGAAGGGTACGTGAACATCGTTGGGCGCATCAAGGACATGATCATTCGGGGCGGCGAGAACATCTACCCGCGGGAGATCGAAGAGTTTCTGTACGGGCATTCGGCGGTGGCCGACGTCCAGGTGATCGGCGTGCCGAGCCGGGAGTACGGTGAGGAGGTCATGGCCTGGATCAAGTTGCGCGAAGGCGCCGTGGCGACCCCAGAAGAGTTAACGACATTCTGCCGGGGCCGGATCGCCACCTTCAAGATCCCGCGCTTCTGGAAGTTCACCGACAGTTTTCCCATGACGGTGACCGGGAAGATCCAAAAGTTTCGGATGCGCGAGATCGCCGTGTCCGAGCTGGGCCTGGAGCAGGCGGCCGGGATTCGCACCGCCTAGGCCGCATGGGCGTGGGGGGGTGCCGCCCGTCGACGACGTCGCAACCGGAGGCGGTTCATGCGCGGGGGGCAGAAGATCATCGGCGCGGTGATGTGCGTCACCGGCACGGTGTGGGTGTTGCAGGGAATCCGCGTGCTGCCGGGGAGCTTCATGACCGGTTCATCGTTCTGGGCGATCGTCGGCGCGGTGGTGGCCGTGGCGGGGATCGCCGTCTTCATCGGCCTGGCGCGGCCCGGTACCCGCTAGTGCAGGGCGTCACAATTAGGCCGCGTTGAGCGTTCTAAATGTGACAGGAGGAAATCGCCGTGAAGATCAAAGTGACCAGCATCTACGTGGACGATCAAGCGAAACCCCTGCGCTTCTACACCGGCGTCCTCGGCTTCGTGAAGAAGGCGGATTTCACGCAGGGGCCGTTTCGGTGGCTCACCGTGGCCTCGGCCGAGGAGCCGGACGGCACCGAGCTGCAGCTTGCCCCCAATAACAATCCGGCCGCTCGGGCCTACCAGCAGGCGATGTTCGAGCAGGGCCAGCCGGCCGCCATGTTCTATGTGGATGACGTGCAGCGCGAGTACGACCGCATGAAACCGCTAGGCGCGGAGTTCAGCATGCCCCCGACCAAAGTGACCGGTTCGACCATCGCCATGCTGAACGACACCTGCGGCAACCTGATCCAAATCGCTGCGCTCGACCGTTGTCAGAGGTGATCAGCTGATCGCGGACGCGGCCCGCGCTGCGCGCGACATTGATGACTGGCAAGTCCTCTTCCTCGGCCGCTCGGATCGCGCCTCACTGACATCTGGTCCTCTGCGGCGTGCAGACGGGCGCGAGGTCAGGATCCGCTCGAGCGGTGGCGGAAATGTGCCCGAGCCGCCTCCGGCCATGGTCCATAAGGCAGCGTCTGCTTGACGCCCTAGACTAACGACTCCCAGGGCCTTGCCGGCCCGGCGTTTCGACCCCCGCCGGCGAGTTCGATTTCGCGACCCTCTAGCCGCCTTCGGCTGAGGCTGCCGGAGGCAGGATAAGGCGGTACGCGACCGAATACAATCTTGTATACAAGATCACGATCATCTCCAGGCACGGGTGCACTCCGGCCGGAGAGAGGCTTGTGAATGGGCACCGTGGATGGCGGCCTGGATTCGCTGGTCAGAGTCTCCTCCGGCGCTCGCCCCCGAGAGGGGCAAGGGACGCCGGGAAGAGTGTTCCGCGCCGAGTCTGTGTACAACGTGCTGAAGGAACGGATCCTTAACTATCAACTGCGCCCCGCGCAGCGGATCGGCGAGATCCAGGTCGGCAATGAGCTTGGCGTCAGCCGGACACCGGCGCGCGAGGCGCTGCGCCGGCTGGAGCAGGAGGGGTGGCTGATCCTGGTCCCGCGGCAGGGGTACTACGTCCGTGCCTATACCCTGCGGGAGTTCGACGAGATCTACGACCTGCGGGTGGCGATCGAGCGCCATGCCTCGCGGACGGCCGCGGAGTTTGCCCCCCTTGCGTCGCTGTCCCGCGTGGCGGAGGATTGGGGCGCGCTTGAGGCCAGGCAACCGGCGATGACCCTGCTCGATTGGCTCGACGCCGATGAGACGTTCCACACTCTGGTGGCTGAGGCCGGCGGGAACCGAAGGTTGGTGGCAATGCTTCAGCGGATTAACGAGCGCCTCCGCATCATCCGTCGCATCGATTACACGAGACCCGAGCGGGCGACGCTCACGCGGGCCGAGCACCTGGAGATCCTCGAGCTCATCCAGGCACGCCGGGCCGCCGCCGCCGCCGACCGGATGGAGCAGCACATCTTGTCGAGCAAAGAGAGCGTGAGAGCCCTGGCTCAAATCTATTTCGTCCAGGAGTAGCCCAACCGTATGGGGCAGATCGTGCGAAACCGGATCTTCAAAAACGCGTACCGGGACTCCGTGGAGCTGATGCGCATCGCCGCCGAGCTGGAGCGGCTTCCCTCCGTGTCGCGGGCCGGGATGATGATGGCCACCCCGGCGAACCGCGAGGTGCTGGTCGATGCCGCGCTCCTCGATCCGGCGGCGGAGGGCGCGGGTCCCAGTGACCTGATCGTGGCCGTCGCCGCAGAGGACGAGGCGGCGGCCACGAGCGCCCTCGATCGCGCCACGGCGCTGCTCGCCGGCTCGGGCGACGCGCGTCCCTCCGAACAGCGGGCGCGGGTCGCCGCGACGATCTACGAGGCGCTGGTTGGGCTGCCCACGGCCAACCTCGTGTTGGTCTCGACCCCGGGCCCCTACGCCACGGCGGAGGCCCTGAAAGCGCTCAAGCGCGGCCTGCACGTATTTTTGTTCAGCGATAACGTGCCGGTGGCCGACGAGATCGAGCTTAAGCAGCTGGCGGAGCGCAAGGGGTTGTTGGTAATGGGACCGGACTGCGGAACGGCGATCATCGACGGGATTCCGCTCGGGTTCGCGAACGTCGTCCGCCCCGGGCGCATCGGCCTCATTGGCGCCTCCGGCACCGGCCTGCAGCAGGTGTCCTGCCTCGTCGACCGGTTGGGGGAAGGGATCTCCCAGGCGATCGGGGTCGGCGGGCGCGACCTGGACGAGCGCGTCGGCGGGCGGATGACCCTGGCGGCGCTGCGCCGGCTTGCCGCGGACGGGGGTACCGCGGTGATCGTCCTCATCTCCAAGCCGCCGGCCCCGGCGGTGGCGCAACGGGTGCTGGCTGAGGCCCGCGGCTGCCCCAAGCCGGTCGTGGCCAACTTCCTCGGCGGAGATGCCGAGGCGGGGGTGGGGGGAGTCCTGTTCGCCGAGACCTTCGAAGACGCGGCGCGGACGGCGGTGGCCCTGGCCCGAGGGGTCTCATCCCCCGGCGAGGCGCCGGAAGCCGGGACGCCCCAGCGGGAGGCCTCCGGTCGAGACCCTGGCCTGCGGTTGGCTCCGGGACAGGACGCCATTCGCGGCCTGTACTGTGGGGGGTCACTGGCCGGGGAGGCGAAGCTCATCCTTCACCGCCTGCTCGGCGGGACCCGGGCCCAGCGCTACACGGTGATCGATCTCGGGGATGACGAGTACACCGTCGGCCGACCGCACCCGATGATCGATCCGCGCCTCCGGAACCAGTTCATCGTCGACGCGGCCCGGGATCCGCAGACCGCGGTCATCCTGCTCGACGTGGTCCTCGGGTACAATGCGCACCCGGATCCGGCGGGCGCGCTCGTCCCGGCGCTCGAGGAGGCCAGGCGCGAAGCCGGGCGCGCCGGGCGCCAGGTTGCCTTTGTCGCTTCAGTCTGCGGCACGGCGGCCGACCCTCAGGGTCTCGGCCGCCAGGAAGCGTGCCTGGAGTCGGCGGAGGTCCTCCTGGCCCCCAGCAACGCGCAGGCGGCCCAACTGGCGGCTCGCCTCGTCGGGGCGGGCGCCCCCGCGACGCGGCCGGCGCAGCCGGTCAGGCTCGACCCACACCGCACCGGCGGGACGCCGAATGCTCCACGCGGTTCCGGGGGGGAGGGCGGATGACAGCGGGTTCGCCGCCGGCCGGCCCTCGATTGTTCCCGGACGGGCTGCGGGCGCTGAACGTCGGACTGGCGGGCTTTGCGGAGCCACTCCGCGCCCACGGCGCGGAGTGCGTGCAGGTCGCGTGGCGGCCCCCCGCGGAGGCGGACCGTGACCTCGGACTCCTGGTCGCCCGATTGGAGGATGATCCGGACGATCCGATCGGTGGCCTGGTCGCCCGCGCGAACGCCGACGCGGTTAAGCAGATCCTTGAAGGCCGCCCGGTCCTGCTCGACGTGCAACCGGCCGAGAGCGTGATCCCGGGGATGACCCCGCGCATGTTGCTGCACAGCGGACCGCCGATCGAGTGGTCGCGGATGTGTGGACCGATGCGGGGGGCGGTGACCGGGGCCATCCTTTTCGAGGGGTGGGCGCGCGCCCCCGAAGAGGCGGAGGCGATGGCCGCGGGCGGGGGGATCCAGTTTTCGCCCTGCCACCAGCACCGAGCGGTCGGGCCGATGGCGGGCGTCGTCTCCCCATCGATGCCGGTGTTCGTCGT from bacterium includes the following:
- a CDS encoding 4-hydroxythreonine-4-phosphate dehydrogenase PdxA produces the protein MRPRIAMMAGDPAGIGPELVAKLLGDPAIRARAEIYVIADREEFHHGMKIADVDVPYTTAESFEAADFARGLPILSPHRGGVTGAFPRGRASREGGQYCLDALRVGIELTRDGRTDALCFAPLNKTSLHLAGMCQSDELHWFADQIAYRGPMGECNVLGTLWTSRVTSHVALSEVSGLLTPQRVAEAIELIAGVLRQNGVTRPRIAVCGLNPHNGEGGAFGREEIDIILPGIELARQRGTPADGPFPADTIFLKGRDGRYDAIVTQYHDQGQIAMKLMGFDRGVTVAGGLPIPVTTPAHGTAFDIAGQGIANVGAMWSAFDLACKMGLSRRHRRP
- a CDS encoding AMP-binding protein, which encodes MPAPSYVHGASEIPLLGETIGANLWRTVERFPESEALVVRHQHYRATYREFWDQVTRAARGLMVRGIRRGDRVGIWAPNRAEWVVVQYATARIGAILVNINPAYKTTELEYALRQSEVSVLVLARGFRQSNYVAMLETVRARCPDLRDSLVLDDGWEGLLADADRVAAADLAALEATLQFDDPINVQYTSGTTGFPKGATLSHHNILNNALFIGEALHYSERDRVCIPVPFYHCFGMVLGNLACTTHGSCMVVPGEAFDPLGVLETVQAERCTSLYGVPTMFIGELDHPRFSQFDLSSLRTGIMAGSPCPVEVMKKVQAQMGMREVTICYGMTETSPVSTQSALDDPLDKRVTTVGRIHPHAEIKIVDPATGGTVPRGTPGELCTRGYLVMLGYWNNPAATRDAIDAARWMHTGDLATMDDEGYVNIVGRIKDMIIRGGENIYPREIEEFLYGHSAVADVQVIGVPSREYGEEVMAWIKLREGAVATPEELTTFCRGRIATFKIPRFWKFTDSFPMTVTGKIQKFRMREIAVSELGLEQAAGIRTA
- a CDS encoding VOC family protein → MKIKVTSIYVDDQAKPLRFYTGVLGFVKKADFTQGPFRWLTVASAEEPDGTELQLAPNNNPAARAYQQAMFEQGQPAAMFYVDDVQREYDRMKPLGAEFSMPPTKVTGSTIAMLNDTCGNLIQIAALDRCQR
- a CDS encoding GntR family transcriptional regulator — translated: MGTVDGGLDSLVRVSSGARPREGQGTPGRVFRAESVYNVLKERILNYQLRPAQRIGEIQVGNELGVSRTPAREALRRLEQEGWLILVPRQGYYVRAYTLREFDEIYDLRVAIERHASRTAAEFAPLASLSRVAEDWGALEARQPAMTLLDWLDADETFHTLVAEAGGNRRLVAMLQRINERLRIIRRIDYTRPERATLTRAEHLEILELIQARRAAAAADRMEQHILSSKESVRALAQIYFVQE
- the fdrA gene encoding acyl-CoA synthetase FdrA → MGQIVRNRIFKNAYRDSVELMRIAAELERLPSVSRAGMMMATPANREVLVDAALLDPAAEGAGPSDLIVAVAAEDEAAATSALDRATALLAGSGDARPSEQRARVAATIYEALVGLPTANLVLVSTPGPYATAEALKALKRGLHVFLFSDNVPVADEIELKQLAERKGLLVMGPDCGTAIIDGIPLGFANVVRPGRIGLIGASGTGLQQVSCLVDRLGEGISQAIGVGGRDLDERVGGRMTLAALRRLAADGGTAVIVLISKPPAPAVAQRVLAEARGCPKPVVANFLGGDAEAGVGGVLFAETFEDAARTAVALARGVSSPGEAPEAGTPQREASGRDPGLRLAPGQDAIRGLYCGGSLAGEAKLILHRLLGGTRAQRYTVIDLGDDEYTVGRPHPMIDPRLRNQFIVDAARDPQTAVILLDVVLGYNAHPDPAGALVPALEEARREAGRAGRQVAFVASVCGTAADPQGLGRQEACLESAEVLLAPSNAQAAQLAARLVGAGAPATRPAQPVRLDPHRTGGTPNAPRGSGGEGG